Sequence from the Castanea sativa cultivar Marrone di Chiusa Pesio chromosome 12, ASM4071231v1 genome:
ATATAAGATGGTCCTTCGACTTGTTCTTCTGGTTCAATGAAGTGTTATTTGGCAACaagattgaaaataaaataaaataaaataaaagtttgaagAATCCATAATGTCATTTTATTCTCCCACTCTTCAAGCATGCATGGTGGACATAGTCATATGCATTTGTCAAACCCAGAATgttgaggaaaaaaagaaatcagagTTTATGACTTTATGCATCATGCGGCATATTTTCCACCCAATCAAACATTTATGATTTATCATTGCCAACCAAAATGTCCACCCAAACCATTGAAACCAACATGGACGTAAAAGTGAAAGTGAAAAAGCGTTTTTCATTGGACTTAATTTAGGTCTAATGCATTTAGTGCACTAGACCGGTCAGATGGTGACACGTGTCTAAAAGTAGATACATGTCGTCATCTCAACGGATCTAGTGTCACTCGACATTGAACCTAAACCTTACCCTTTTTTATTACAtggaaaagaaagataaaaaatgtcATCCAATCAAATCCATGGAAGGCaaatttggaaggaaaaaagcaAGAGTTTGAGGAACgcactaaaattattatttgactCCTTtgattaatatctttttttcattttttttcttgtaaatgtTTGTCTTGAGTCTCTTGATCTTGACATCTataataagataaaattttctatacgataataattgttttttaaaaaaaatatatatatataagtaggttttacatttttttctctcacctctaaaaagatttccaaaatattgaaccaataaaaatccaaccaaattgaaATCCTAAGATGtttctcacaaaaaaagaagttacaAATTTACTAATAATCATAGACAACCAATTTCCTTAACAACTTGAGGCtttaattttctcaaatcaaTATTCCACATGGTAAATTATATGATCAAGTGACGTTAcaataacatttttaatatattaaaattgaaaaaaaaatccaatttaagatttattatgtcataagaaaattaagtttttttttagaagaataagaaaattaagttGATTGGCTATTCTCAATTTTAATGAGATCTTAAcaaatctaaattaaatttttaattagtaatattGTATCtcaaaagtaagaaaaatagttgtattttttaatagttaCCGTTCTTATATagtaagttaaataaatattaggGTGTAAAgtgtatttatttatctttctaTATAAGTCATTGTAAGAAGAATTATACATTAGATtgcaaattaaaattagtagcTGCTTTTTGTGTGGGACTGGGGCATGGTGTAGTGTGTTTTCTTTAGTGCACTTGGAGCAGCTTTATTCCTTGGCTAACTGCATGTAGTTAAGCCTGGGGTTTATactttttcattgtttttctttttttgtattcttttggtTTCGCTTTTAATGAAAGTTTCTAATCAGttctcaatataaatataaatatatatattccacCTAATAATATTCCACCCCCCACCTCCCACCAcccttcatattttttttcttttttatatatacacgaaatggaaacaaataaaaattacatgcaataatatatatatatacacacacgcaaaacttagagaaaattcaattataatttgaaattagaatctaattttacGTCATATGTCtaaattaatgtgaaaattataccataattatccacttaagtttgtACTATGtgtacatttaaaatttttaatatttgtatcAGGTGAATTAATTagtgtaaaatactaaaaatctaatattaataaactatagattaaaataaataaaaaatcaataacatatactcaataaaaatcatcgtacaacaaaaatcaccacacattttatcttattaaaaattcaaaaaaaaaaagatcataagTAGCTTTAAATTtagataagaattttaatatgttactaattacatttactttaaaaaaattggctaattatttatacttttataaaaaaaaattatgtttaattttaaatgtattcatACATATGTATTAATGCATGTTATAtgctattatttaaaattatttaacaaattatttatatttttataataaaaattatgtttaatttacATACCTCTTTAATTGCTAAAGGAAAACTGAAGCCGTCAAATTAAGTAGGTTGGTTATAAATTAAGCAGCTAGGTTATTAGTTAGGGGCATCCCAATTTCAAAGTCAAAACTGTATCCAGGGGCATTTTTTGTAATCCCGTTCTTTATAAAGTCAAACCAGCTATTTCCAAATCTTTGAGACACACCCCAGGAGGAAAGACATCCTTAAACCAACTTTAGATCTAAAAACCCATTTAAACAAGCTCACAATAGCcaaaattcaagaactcaaaACAAGTGAGTATTGGGCATTGAGTAAAGcctatctcttttctttttccttctctttttgaGGCAAGATTAAAGCCTATCTCATTCCAAGAAAGCATATATTTTTGGAGCCTTTTCAAtctcaaagaaacaaaaaaaaaaagaacccacaaAAAGAAGAATTCAAGATGGGTGAGAGTGATAATAATGGGATGGTATCaatggaagaggaagaggaagagcaGCCACTAAGTCCAGCAGCTCGATTGTTTCATTCACCAAGCTTCAACTGTTATATCATTGCCATCTTGGGGTGCAACACAAAGTTCAAACCTGACGTTATTAAATCTGGTTTAGAACAGACTTTGCTTAAGCATCCAAGATTCTCCAGCAAGCTGGTAAGAGAAACTATCCTATTCTTCTCTACTTCATTTGTTGAGGTTTCTCTTGCTTTCTTGCTAGCTTgacttgttctttctttttgttctaAGTGGTGCTTCTTTTCtatcttgttttctttctttatgaTGGAGgtggttctttttttcttttctttttttggttgttcaaacttcaaagtttcaaactcaTGGTTTGCTTGAATTCATTAAACTATTTGTCTTTTTTATCAAATACTTTTGAGACCACTTGTGCTGCTAAGTGTTTATTTTAATTGGTTAACTGGgtctaaataaacaaaatgaataaaaatatagatgtactttaacaaaaataaagtttcaacaaattatacataaatatttaaaacttcttcttttgCAAAGATGTTCTCTACTTCTCTCTATGTTTTGACATATTTGAGGTTGACCTTAGATGTTTTTGTTGCCAAATTATCTATCGCCACCGAAATTTCCACAATCCAATCCACATTAGATGAACTTGATTCGCAACATTCAACATTATAGAACAATagggtttattttatttttttgtgttggtgaaaagaataagaaaaaagaaagacaaaaaatgaaGCTAGGGTAGTAGCTAGTTTACAGGCAACGGGGCATATTCAATTGCCTTTCCCTTTCTAGTTTCTTCTAAGTACTAATAAAGGAGTGGCACATCCCCATCACAAGGTTGGCATCAAGTTGCCAACAAATCTTTAATGAGCTTAAATTTGATAAGTACAGGTGTTACAACTCTCGTTTTACACGtttaataataaattgtcaCGTTAACTTTTTACTTAATAATAAATACACCCTACAACACTTAATAACATCTTAATTATCTCACACTTTCATTAActtctttaatttcaaaacaaactaaaaCCCAAATCTCATCCCTTCTTAtacaaaaaaccaaagaaaaaaaaaattgaaatctccTCATTTCCTGCATCGTTTGCTcaagttttcatttttcaaatctGAAATCTCATCAATTCAGCAGGTTTGctcaagttttaatttttcttgatttcatCTTTTTCCCAAATGGATTTCGAGATTTCCCAATCATTGGCTCAAGCGAAGGCTGCTGAGATTTCTTGGTACAAACTGATACTAATTGAATTACATCATTAAGCCTATTCAATTACACATTGGAACTTCGTAAAAGACAAGATCATATGTTAACAGCAACTatcaatatttcaatttatggAACAAAAAACAAGATCTCAGCGACTATCAATAAAAGGCACGATTCTATGGAACAAAATGTCAAAAACACACTTTCATCACCTACTTTGTTAACTATGGAACAAAAAACACGGTCCTTGCCTACTTCAACTAtggaacaaaaaacaaaattctatgTTACTGTGCAAACCCATACAGTCAAGATATCCAAACACACTTTCATCACCTAGTAAGACCCAATAACAAATATAGCAAAACAGACGTTGAAGTAGTGACGCCGGAGAATTGATGTGGCGGAGAACGAAGGTCCGGAGAGATTTGCAGTGGGAGACAGAGGAGCTGAGGAGGGAGATGAGATTTTAGGGATTCTCTTTCACATCAGGTTTGAAAATGtgaaataggtttttttttttttttaaatgttattaaGTGTACTGGAATGTATTGATTTTAAAATGAGTCCTAAGTAAAAAGTTGATGTGGCATGTCTATATTTGCTAGtgtaaaccaaaaataaaacgtGATTTGCTATATAATCACTGTccaaatttttgataattttgttaCTAGGTTCTAGGAACCTGAGTGGAAATCAGACCCCCAGGGAACCAACAAGGCATCTTTCCATTTCTTTGTGCCATATGAGTATCATTTGAGCTGATTAGTGGAAGGTTGTATAGAGGAAAACTTTATTGTGGATTGGTAAATTACACGTGCATCTAATAGCCTTGAACCTATAATCTCACTCTCTATCCCTTTTTTTATTGGAGGAGGGAGAGCATTCAAGTTAGAGCTTTTTGCTAATACAACTAACtggaattaaaaattattacaaatttctAGATTTGGCCTTTAAGCTTTCCATCATAATTGATGCGATTCATTGCAATTTGCATAATAGTTGAActccattagtttttttttcagCATTTTGTGAGCCTTCtctgttttgtttttagcattTCGTGAGCCTCCTcggttttgtttttcttacttGCACATTATCTTACTAAGATTTAGATAATATATGACTAGGTGCTCTATAGATGTAGCTTTGTGCAGCCTTCCTAAGCTTTATATTCACTGACAATAGCTCTGTAGCCAAACAAGTCAATGAGCTTTGGATCCATATGTCATAATTTAACTTTGATGATAATTAGCtttgcttatttttttagtaattattttgatataattattttcctaatcattttaatatcttcctcttgaaggtttttttttttttttttttcaattttaaattgtataaatttctCTCCATGAATTCCAACAACGACAACATCATTATTGttagtaaattattttcaataataattttaaaaaaaacatattaaaggaaaaatgaaaaaataaccTTAACAAAATAGTTAAGTCCTTTTTTGGAATTTACACTCAAAACAACCATTTTTAAAACAACTTACCCAAACActtaatgtaaatttaaaaataaaaaacacatattttcacatttttaccaaacacttatTTGTGGTTTTTAAAACGCACGTTTTAAAAACACACCTTTATAAACAGTCTATCCAAATGGGCTCTTATTGATTCTAATTCTAAAGTACAATGTACATAGCTCTTTCATTACATTCCATATTTTAGTCAACGTACAAAATTCACCGATAATGcaaaattgtattaaaaaaacattttatggttatgataattgtgtaaatttatactgatattatttgttttacatttaattttttattctttttttatgtattCTGATGATTAAGAAAATAGTAGATGAtggttgttgtgtgtgtgaagaaagagaaaaattataaaaataaagataatttgatattttaatgaaatttagtGTAGAATAAACCATCTCAATGTCGGATGTTTTGAAAAGTcagtatataaaatagaaaaaataaattcttataCTAAAATCGTTAAGAATTTTTGTTGGAActaatgcaaatgctctaagtataaaaactcaaaagtgtattttttttaatgtcgacttttttcttttttatttatttttggaagtaGCATGTTAAAGGTGAAAGTTTATGTGACAGATTTTTAAtgatagataaaaaaatgacatcaaTAATGGGCCCAAATGAGAACAAATAACATAAGATATACCAAGATTTTAATGGAGAgttaaaataaagaattaaatataaattcaattaataacAAGTAAAATGATGAGACCTCAAACTATGAGGCGaaccaaaagtaaaatatttttcacgtttggttttatatataaataaatatgatgGCTAGAGATAATATGTCCCATGTTTTTTacttttggttttttatataaataaatatgatgATTAGAGATATTATGTCCCATTTAATATTGAAGGTTTGAAGCTTGCCTAAAACCAATATGTCACAATTGCattatgataaattttgatCAAAAACCAATATgtcccatttaaaaattatgataaaattttgaagGTGATAATTCATATTTGggctattaatttttgaagaaaatagCTAGAGAAGACAGTGTGCTCAGattatattttactaaaattcgCTCAAATGTGGTATTTTCATCTATATAATTATTGTTACTTGTGTTTAATTgttaacattttctttcttgttaTCTATGATACAAAAGGTTGCTGATGATGGACAAAGATGGACAAAGACTATAGTAGATTTAGAGGACCATGTCATAGTTCCAGATTTGGATCCTAACATAGATTTTGCAGACCAGTTGGTTGAAGACTACATATCAGAACTTACTACAAAACCTATGGACCTCTCAAAACCATTATGGGAACTCCACCTTCTTAACATTAAAACCTCAGATGCTGAGGCTGTTGGGGTTTTTAGGATCCACCATTCAATGGGTGATGGTGCATCTCTAATATCTCTTCTCTTAGCCTGTACACGAAAAACATTGGATCCAGAAGCATTACCTAGTGTTCCAGAAAATAAACAAGCAGGTTCAACTAATTCAGGCGGGTTTTGGTGGTTCTTGTTAGCATTTTTGTCAGTATTAAGGTTGATTTGGAACACTTTGGTGGATGTGTTGCTGTTTGGGGCAACCGTTATGTTTATGAAAGACACAAAAACTCCTATCAAAGGTGCACCAGGGGTTGAGCACAATATCAAAAAGTTTGTGCATCGGACAATCAGCTTGGATGACATAAAGCTTGTGAAAAATGCATTGAACATGGTATGCTGATTATTAATAAATCCTGTTTACTTGCTTATTAGCTtgaaatagtttatttttagataCAATAGTAACTTTTTTTATGTGGGAAACAATTGCATGTCTTTTTACTTTGTTTGTGCCATATTCCAACTGAATTGACACTACTCTAGATGGCTAAACTGGATGGATTTTGATAATTGACAGGCAAATTCCTGTCATATCATGTGTTCTTCAATGAGATGAtgaacatttaaaattttggtgaACTCATTACCATCTTTAATGAATAATGACGCCCATGACCCATGAAATTCTGGGTCCCAGTTCTTTAAGATCCTGTTGTGGaagtttttttgtgtggataagtTACAACAGAGGGGGAATTAAACCATGGATGTCTTTGTTGGAAACACTAGGAGATACcaaccaattgagctacaagactcttggctAGCAGGGGTTTAATTAGCTAACGTTGTCCACTTAGTAATAAGCTAACAttatgttcttccaaatcaaaTCTAATGGCCTTTAGAAAGTCATTCTGTCATAAGGTCTGCTTCAAGGAACATACAAGTCTACGTGCgtttctatattttcttttgcatttcttaatggcattttttttttttactctggTCGAATTCAGTAGACCGTCAACGATGTCGTTTTGGGAGTAACTCAAGCTGGTCTTTCACGGTATCTAAACCGGAAATATGGTGAGCCTATCAATTACTTTCTCATTTAGCTATGATCATACTGTGATACTGGTGTATCACTTTATTTCCCTTATTTTGATGGCATTATTTGGTGTAAAATTCATCTTTAGCAAGTATGTAAGCATTTATATCATGTTTAGTATTGACCTCCTTTAATTTGTAATCTTAAAGCAACGGATACCAATTTTAGACTCCATGTCATGTTGAGAGTGCTGgcatagtattttttttattggagcaATTCCCAGAGGAAGTAACGCTGCTATCTGATAGAAAACTTAAAACTTGGGCCATTACAGTTCTTTTAGTCAATATGCctaaaagtaataataataggcAAGGCATTGCACTTAAACAATAGCTTTCTACATTAGTTATTCAATTTATCTGTCCTTTCTCTTGAATGCAATAGCTGTGAAAACTCAAAGATGCAAAGTCTAGGAAAAACGAAGTTTATAGATTTCAACACGTTCCATCATACTACAGATAACTTCTATTGGATCTAAAAAAGTTTAGCAAAACGAAATTTACAGGAATTGCAAAGATGATGAAGAtaagaaactattttttttttaagtactttAATGAGAACTCAATCCTTTCCCTAAACCTTTCTGAGATCGATACTGATAATGTTCAGGGCCTTCTCATAATTATAATTACATGAATTTGCTATGTGCTTCATCGTTGAAGTTTTGGACTTTctaaaataatcataaatcaGATGCTATGTTACGGGACATGATTAGCATGATCTTAGGGATGTTGTCCTAGTAATTTATGAATTATCAGTATAATGTGGCTTGGTTGGTCCATAGAAAAGTATTATGCTATCAAAAACCAAACACAGTATCTCTACCTGACATACAGCAACAGTGGTTTAATAAAGTTAACTCAGCAGGTGAGGCAGAGATAGATGGAGGAGAAAAGCACAGGAAAAGTAATCTTCCAAAAAGTGTCCGCCTTAGGGCAACGATTCTTGTCAATGTAAGACCAACTGTAGGAATCCAGGTAATTTATCTCTTGttattctttgaaaaatatcaCATTGCAATATGCTCCAATGCTATGAAAAATGTGAACTCTAAAATTACTCATCCATGAAGCTTAACTATGTCAATTATCTCATGTATACAAGTTGGTAAAATTGATTTTGGTGTTGGTATGTAATTGATGTTAAGATAATCAGCTTGACAATCCTTGGAATCCACATTAATGTTTCACCCATTTTAATGTGATTCATCAGATAATAACATGGTTTGCCTGCCCCTCATCTAGATCATCCTCTCTTTTAATGTTGTCCATGAAACAGGCTCTGGCTAATATGATGGAAAAGGGATCCAAGACCAGGTGGGGTAATTTGATTGGATATATCCTCCTCCCGTTCACCATTGCTTTACAAGATG
This genomic interval carries:
- the LOC142618733 gene encoding wax ester synthase/diacylglycerol acyltransferase 11 isoform X2; the protein is MGESDNNGMVSMEEEEEEQPLSPAARLFHSPSFNCYIIAILGCNTKFKPDVIKSGLEQTLLKHPRFSSKLVADDGQRWTKTIVDLEDHVIVPDLDPNIDFADQLVEDYISELTTKPMDLSKPLWELHLLNIKTSDAEAVGVFRIHHSMGDGASLISLLLACTRKTLDPEALPSVPENKQAGSTNSGGFWWFLLAFLSVLRLIWNTLVDVLLFGATVMFMKDTKTPIKGAPGVEHNIKKFVHRTISLDDIKLVKNALNMTVNDVVLGVTQAGLSRYLNRKYAGEAEIDGGEKHRKSNLPKSVRLRATILVNVRPTVGIQALANMMEKGSKTRWGNLIGYILLPFTIALQDDPLDYVRKAKATIDRKKRSLESICTFSGGVLILRTFGVKALTIHFQSYVNKMTIALAVDPNVIPDPYQLCDDLEESLKLIHDAILKKV
- the LOC142618733 gene encoding wax ester synthase/diacylglycerol acyltransferase 11 isoform X1, translated to MGESDNNGMVSMEEEEEEQPLSPAARLFHSPSFNCYIIAILGCNTKFKPDVIKSGLEQTLLKHPRFSSKLVADDGQRWTKTIVDLEDHVIVPDLDPNIDFADQLVEDYISELTTKPMDLSKPLWELHLLNIKTSDAEAVGVFRIHHSMGDGASLISLLLACTRKTLDPEALPSVPENKQAGSTNSGGFWWFLLAFLSVLRLIWNTLVDVLLFGATVMFMKDTKTPIKGAPGVEHNIKKFVHRTISLDDIKLVKNALNMTVNDVVLGVTQAGLSRYLNRKYAGEAEIDGGEKHRKSNLPKSVRLRATILVNVRPTVGIQALANMMEKGSKTRWGNLIGYILLPFTIALQDDPLDYVRKAKATIDRKKRSLESICTFSGGVLILRTFGVKVATVLTHKVLSNTTMAFSSMVGPLEEISFYGHPLAYIAPSVYGHPHALTIHFQSYVNKMTIALAVDPNVIPDPYQLCDDLEESLKLIHDAILKKV